One Zeugodacus cucurbitae isolate PBARC_wt_2022May chromosome 3, idZeuCucr1.2, whole genome shotgun sequence genomic region harbors:
- the LOC105219573 gene encoding E3 ubiquitin-protein ligase MIB2 isoform X1, with protein sequence MRPAIQPGIRVVRGPNWIWQNQDNGEGHVGTVCEIGRSGSTHSPENTVVVNWDSGHRTNYRVGYQNQYDLIIVDNAQVGVRHSNVVCDGCSKPGIAGIVFKCAQCSNYHLCAYCYGADLHDTDHTFIRYTSPTSLGVRLPPRKNSKRIQLKGIFVGAKVVRGPDWEWGQQDGGEGKTGRVMEIRGWDNESCRSVANVSWVTGSTNVYRLGHKGNVDLKCTFPSIGGYYYKDHMPVLGQPEEQQPVVPTGKPTFSVGDRVKVCLDVDALMKLQQGHGGWNPRMVEQLPKLGAVHRITEKGDIRVQYDNCPNRWTFHPAALVKVISFRVGDLVTIINDANKVQQLQKGHGEWIDLMRYALGKRCKVIKVYSDGDLRIQQLDDGFEWTLNPKCVHLERSPLATAAERSNSMMDLSHRRIDHVMTPLSGLSGTSVADKLVREAAQGHLDFVKQYLDAHPEQVNVMSGGKACIQVAAHQGYVDLVKYLIAKGANVNVVDKEGDSALHYAAFGNQPETMRVLLQNGADINFLNSSHCSALHICAHKKTPHCVRELLQFGADVNIQDSYGDTALHDAIGKENSEVVELLCNAPNLDFFIKNNRGFNVLHHASLKGNVVAAKRILQLARQLVNVKKDDGFAALHLAALNGHARVVETLIVEGLAEVDIRNNRRQTPFLLAVSQGHASVIERLVSLGCDIMARDEDGDNAMHLCVIKKTNLQQAAEPSGEDSPKIRSIFDNLSHILDDRLMYTILCYLSSCGCRVEHNNKGTNIFDWITNKDMKQLILRYQCQIGATASSSTTNEAVNSNAAGEVENNVQALNLNTDNDGATAGAAAAVHSNNAADIITDALQPNTFTQMPSPHSSTPTHHVDNLTEEPAGVKKLNSDRQAQTNTVVGGGNVLDTPYVHMTPIPSTSSAIQLSGNRKIARNRTEGAVAPKASPKATPPPPPPTNTFHIGPQECIVCDEKLQLIKFEPCQHQISCEECGLRMKKCLRCGVQIERRIGAGGRVIISSDQTRVPSADRLRYLENKIQEYEETHYCSICMERTRDVAFLCGHGACSRCAETLRTCHMCRKTILRKINLY encoded by the exons atgcGCCCAGCTATACAGCCAGGTATACGTGTAGTACGTGGACCAAATTGGATATGGCAAAATCAAG ACAACGGAGAAGGTCACGTTGGCACCGTCTGTGAGATTGGACGCTCGGGATCGACACACTCACCGGAAAATACAGTAGTAGTCAATTGGGATTCTGGACACCGAACAAATTATCGTGTTGGTTACCAAAATCAATACGATTTGATTATCGTTGATAACGCGCAAGTTG GCGTTCGTCATTCGAATGTGGTATGTGATGGCTGCTCCAAGCCCGGAATAGCTGGTATTGTTTTCAAATGCGCTCAGTGCTCTAACTATCATCTCTGTGCTTATTGTTACGGCGCTGATCTGCACGATACGGATCATACGTTTATACGTTACACATCGCCCACATCACTTGG TGTGCGCTTGCCTCCAAGAAAGAACTCAAAACGAATTCAACTAAAAGGTATATTCGTTGGAGCAAAAGTTGTACGTGGTCCCGATTGGGAGTGGGGCCAACAGGACGGTGGAGaag GCAAAACAGGGCGTGTTATGGAAATACGTGGTTGGGACAATGAGTCTTGTAGAAGTGTAGCAAATGTTTCTTGGGTCACTGGTTCAACGAATGTCTATCGTTTGGGTCACAAGGGTAACGTCGATCTGAAGTGTACTTTTCCGTCAATAGGAGGTTATTATTACAAAGACCACATGCCTGTGTTGG GGCAACCAGAAGAGCAACAGCCTGTGGTGCCCACTGGGAAACCAACATTCTCAGTCGGTGATCGCGTAAAGGTGTGCCTTGATGTCGATGCGTTGATGAAACTGCAACAAGGTCACGGTGGGTGGAATCCACGAATGGTAGAACAGTTGCCAAAGTTGGGCGCCGTCCATCGTATTACTGAAAAGGGTGACATACG AGTACAATATGATAATTGTCCCAATCGTTGGACTTTTCATCCGGCGGCACTTGTTAAGGTTATATCGTTTCGCGTTGGCGATCTAGTGACTATTATAAACGATGCGAACAAAGTGCAGCAACTGCAAAAAGGACATGGCGAATGGATTGACCTTATGCGTTAT gcTTTGGGAAAACGTTGCAAAGTGATAAAGGTGTATTCCGACGGCGACTTACGCATTCAACAACTGGATGATGGATTTGAATGGACATTAAACCCAAAATGCGTACATTTGGAACGATCACCGTTGGCTACGGCGGCAGAACGATCAAATAGTATGATGGACCTTAGTCATAGGCGTATAGATCATGTAATGACACCGCTATCAGGTCTGTCTGGCACTTCTGTTGCCGATAAGTTGGTGCGTGAAGCGGCACAAGGTCATTTGGATTTTGTAAAACAATACTTGGACGCCCATCCGGAACAAGTGAATGTGATGAGCGGTGGGAAAGCCTGTATACAAGTGGCTGCTCATCAGGGATACGTTGATTTAGTGAAATATCTTATAGCTAAAGGTGCGAATGTGAATGTTGTGGACAAGGAAGGCGACTCAGCACTTCACTATGCTGCCTTCGGTAATCAACCCGAAACCATGCGAGTGCTACTACAAAATGGAGCTGATATAAATTTTCTCAATTCGAGTCACTGTTCGGCGTTACATATATGCGCACATAAGAAGACGCCACATTGTGTGCGTGAGTTGCTTCAGTTTGGAGCCGATGTGAATATACAAGATTCGTACGGCGATACGGCTTTGCACGATGCCATCGGCAAGGAAAACTCCGAAGTTGTCGAACTACTATGTAATGCACcaaacttagatttttttataaaaaacaatcgAGGATTTAATGTGCTGCATCATGCTTCGCTTAAGGGTAATGTTGTGGCAGCTAAACGCATACTACAGCTGGCACGACAACTAGTCAATGTTAAAAAGGACGATGGTTTTGCGGCCCTGCATTTGGCCGCTCTAAATGGTCATGCACGCGTTGTAGAGACACTGATAGTCGAGGGTCTAGCAGAGGTTGATATACGAAATAATCGACGACAAACACCATTTCTACTGGCGGTATCCCAAGGCCACGCGTCTGTGATTGAACGTCTTGTTTCGCTCGGTTGCGATATTATGGCTCGTGATGAAGATGGCGACAATGCAATGCATTTGTGTGTTATCAAGAAAACGAATTTGCAACAGGCGGCCGAACCATCCGGAGAAGACTCACCGAAAATACGTTCAATATTCGATAATCTTTCACATATACTCGACGATCGTCTCATGTACACAATTCTCTGTTACTTGTCATCTTGTGGCTGTCGCGTGGAACATAACAATAAAGGTACCAACATTTTCGACTGGATCACAAATAAAGATATGAAGCAGCTGATCTTGAGATATCAATGCCAGATAGGCGCAACCGCGTCATCATCAACGACTAACGAAGCCGTCAACTCAAATGCCGCTGGCGAGGTGGAAAATAATGTTCAGGCACTTAATTTGAACACTGATAATGATGGTGCAACAGCCGGCGCTGCTGCAGCAGTGCATAGCAACAATGCAGCGGACATCATCACAGATGCATTACAACCGAATACTTTTACACAGATGCCATCGCCGCATAGCAGCACTCCAACTCATCATGTGGACAATCTAACTGAGGAACCCGCTGGCGTAAAGAAACTGAACTCTGACCGGCAAGCTCAAACTAATACAGTTGTTGGTGGCGGTAATGTGCTGGACACaccgtatgtacatatgacacCGATACCTTCCACTTCGAGTGCAATTCAGTTAAGTGGAAATCGCAAAATAGCGCGTAACCGCACCGAAGGCGCTGTGGCGCCCAAGGCAAGTCCCAAAGcaacaccaccaccgccaccacccaCTAATACCTTCCACATTGGTCCACAGGAGTGTATAGTGTGCGATGAAAAGTTACAGTTAATTAAATTCGAGCCGTGCCAACATCAAATTTCTTGCGAAGAATGTGGCCTGCGTATGAAGAAGTGCCTACGGTGCGGTGTGCAAATCGAGCGACGCATAGGTGCCGGTGGCCGTGTTATAATCAGTTCTGATCAGACGCGTGTACCTTCGGCAGATCGTTTGCGTTATCTCGAAAATAAGATACAGGAATATGAGGAAACGCACTACTGTAGCATTTGTATGGAACGGACGCGTGATGTCGCCTTTTTGTGTGGTCATGGTGCGTGCTCACGCTGTGCGGAAACCTTGCGCACCTGTCATATGTGTCGCAAAACCATTCTCAGAAAAATCAACTTATATTAG
- the LOC105219575 gene encoding protein catecholamines up codes for MAANVQQRNLGQYLNKIALGLILCGIIFSLPSLSFGHSDNPSFKYSREANENFDSKKVPAPVHDHHDHDHDHHHHHHDHDHHHHHPHSHDAHGHDHEDHHHHTGNHKHEHHQNKAKISQDMTSIWIHSIGSTLLISAAPFVLLYTIRLDNSEAMKPRLKVILAFASGGLLGDAFLHLIPHSTHSHSHGEHDSHEAAHNHGHSHDHGHGHDMRVGLWVLGGIIAFLAVEKLVRLLKGDEHGHSHSHSKKETNPKPSKKADQKSDTKKSENPKAVKNVEANDVKITGYLNLAADFAHNFTDGLAIGASYLAGNSIGIVTTITILLHEVPHEIGDFAILIKSGCTKRQAMLLQLVTALGAVAGTALALLGASGEGGSTAWVLPFTAGGFIYIATVSVLPELLEESTKLGQSIKEIVAMLIGVGLMIFIAQLE; via the exons aTGGCAGCAAATGTACAGCAACGCAATTTGGGTCAATACCTAAATAAAATTGCGCTGGGATTAATATTGTGTGGTATTATATTCTCCCTACCATCGCTTAGTTTTGGCCATAGTGATAATCCAAGCTTCAAGTATTCAAGAGAGGCGAATGAAAATTTTGATTCTAAAAAGGTTCCTGCCCCAGTACACGACCATCACGATCATGATCATgaccaccatcatcatcatcacgaTCATGatcatcaccatcatcatcCACATTCACATGATGCTCACGGTCACGATCATGAAGATCATCACCACCATACTGGCAATCATAAACATGAGCATCACcagaacaaagcaaaaatttctCAAG aTATGACCAGTATTTGGATACATTCTATTGGGTCCACATTGCTTATTAGTGCCGCGCCATTCGTATTGCTATATACCATTCGATTGGACAATAGTGAAGCAATGAAACCACGCCTTAAAGTTATATTGGCATTTGCTTCTGGCGGCTTATTGGGTGATGCTTTCCTGCACCTTATTCCTCATTCTACTCATTCGCATAGTCATGGTGAGCATGACTCCCATGAAGCAGCACATAATCACGGCCATAGCCATGACCATGGACATGGACATGATATGAGAGTTGGTCTATGGGTTTTGGGTGGAATTATAGCATTTCTTGCTGTTGAGAAATTGGTAAGACTGCTAAAAGGTGATGAACATGGACACAGTCATAGTCATTCAAAAAAAGAGACAAATCCGAAACCATCAAAAAAAgctgatcaaaaatctgatacTAAAAAGTCGGAAAATCCAAAAGCGGTTAAAAATGTCGAAGCAAATGACGTAAAAATAACGGGATATCTGAATTTGGCTGCTGATTTTGCCCATAACTTCACTGACGGTTTGGCTATTGGCGCTTCCTACTTAGCCGGAAACAGTATTGGAATTGTAACAACAATTACGATATTATTGCACGAAGTACCCCATGAAATCGGAGATTTCGCCATCCTAATTAAATCCGGTTGTACGAAACGTCAAGCAATGCTGCTGCAATTAGTAACTGCGCTTGGTGCTGTTGCTGGCACTGCACTAGCTTTATTGGGGGCTAGTGGTGAAGGTGGTTCAACGGCATGGGTATTGCCATTCACAGCAGGCGGATTTATATACATTGCCACTGTAAGTGTGCTTCCCGAATTGTTGGAGGAGTCTACAAAATTGGGTCAATCAATTAAGGAGATTGTAGCTATGCTAATCGGCGTTGGTTTAATGATTTTCATTGCCCAGTTAGAGTAA
- the LOC105219573 gene encoding E3 ubiquitin-protein ligase MIB2 isoform X2, whose protein sequence is MGIPQIYNGEGHVGTVCEIGRSGSTHSPENTVVVNWDSGHRTNYRVGYQNQYDLIIVDNAQVGVRHSNVVCDGCSKPGIAGIVFKCAQCSNYHLCAYCYGADLHDTDHTFIRYTSPTSLGVRLPPRKNSKRIQLKGIFVGAKVVRGPDWEWGQQDGGEGKTGRVMEIRGWDNESCRSVANVSWVTGSTNVYRLGHKGNVDLKCTFPSIGGYYYKDHMPVLGQPEEQQPVVPTGKPTFSVGDRVKVCLDVDALMKLQQGHGGWNPRMVEQLPKLGAVHRITEKGDIRVQYDNCPNRWTFHPAALVKVISFRVGDLVTIINDANKVQQLQKGHGEWIDLMRYALGKRCKVIKVYSDGDLRIQQLDDGFEWTLNPKCVHLERSPLATAAERSNSMMDLSHRRIDHVMTPLSGLSGTSVADKLVREAAQGHLDFVKQYLDAHPEQVNVMSGGKACIQVAAHQGYVDLVKYLIAKGANVNVVDKEGDSALHYAAFGNQPETMRVLLQNGADINFLNSSHCSALHICAHKKTPHCVRELLQFGADVNIQDSYGDTALHDAIGKENSEVVELLCNAPNLDFFIKNNRGFNVLHHASLKGNVVAAKRILQLARQLVNVKKDDGFAALHLAALNGHARVVETLIVEGLAEVDIRNNRRQTPFLLAVSQGHASVIERLVSLGCDIMARDEDGDNAMHLCVIKKTNLQQAAEPSGEDSPKIRSIFDNLSHILDDRLMYTILCYLSSCGCRVEHNNKGTNIFDWITNKDMKQLILRYQCQIGATASSSTTNEAVNSNAAGEVENNVQALNLNTDNDGATAGAAAAVHSNNAADIITDALQPNTFTQMPSPHSSTPTHHVDNLTEEPAGVKKLNSDRQAQTNTVVGGGNVLDTPYVHMTPIPSTSSAIQLSGNRKIARNRTEGAVAPKASPKATPPPPPPTNTFHIGPQECIVCDEKLQLIKFEPCQHQISCEECGLRMKKCLRCGVQIERRIGAGGRVIISSDQTRVPSADRLRYLENKIQEYEETHYCSICMERTRDVAFLCGHGACSRCAETLRTCHMCRKTILRKINLY, encoded by the exons ATGGGCATACCtcagatat ACAACGGAGAAGGTCACGTTGGCACCGTCTGTGAGATTGGACGCTCGGGATCGACACACTCACCGGAAAATACAGTAGTAGTCAATTGGGATTCTGGACACCGAACAAATTATCGTGTTGGTTACCAAAATCAATACGATTTGATTATCGTTGATAACGCGCAAGTTG GCGTTCGTCATTCGAATGTGGTATGTGATGGCTGCTCCAAGCCCGGAATAGCTGGTATTGTTTTCAAATGCGCTCAGTGCTCTAACTATCATCTCTGTGCTTATTGTTACGGCGCTGATCTGCACGATACGGATCATACGTTTATACGTTACACATCGCCCACATCACTTGG TGTGCGCTTGCCTCCAAGAAAGAACTCAAAACGAATTCAACTAAAAGGTATATTCGTTGGAGCAAAAGTTGTACGTGGTCCCGATTGGGAGTGGGGCCAACAGGACGGTGGAGaag GCAAAACAGGGCGTGTTATGGAAATACGTGGTTGGGACAATGAGTCTTGTAGAAGTGTAGCAAATGTTTCTTGGGTCACTGGTTCAACGAATGTCTATCGTTTGGGTCACAAGGGTAACGTCGATCTGAAGTGTACTTTTCCGTCAATAGGAGGTTATTATTACAAAGACCACATGCCTGTGTTGG GGCAACCAGAAGAGCAACAGCCTGTGGTGCCCACTGGGAAACCAACATTCTCAGTCGGTGATCGCGTAAAGGTGTGCCTTGATGTCGATGCGTTGATGAAACTGCAACAAGGTCACGGTGGGTGGAATCCACGAATGGTAGAACAGTTGCCAAAGTTGGGCGCCGTCCATCGTATTACTGAAAAGGGTGACATACG AGTACAATATGATAATTGTCCCAATCGTTGGACTTTTCATCCGGCGGCACTTGTTAAGGTTATATCGTTTCGCGTTGGCGATCTAGTGACTATTATAAACGATGCGAACAAAGTGCAGCAACTGCAAAAAGGACATGGCGAATGGATTGACCTTATGCGTTAT gcTTTGGGAAAACGTTGCAAAGTGATAAAGGTGTATTCCGACGGCGACTTACGCATTCAACAACTGGATGATGGATTTGAATGGACATTAAACCCAAAATGCGTACATTTGGAACGATCACCGTTGGCTACGGCGGCAGAACGATCAAATAGTATGATGGACCTTAGTCATAGGCGTATAGATCATGTAATGACACCGCTATCAGGTCTGTCTGGCACTTCTGTTGCCGATAAGTTGGTGCGTGAAGCGGCACAAGGTCATTTGGATTTTGTAAAACAATACTTGGACGCCCATCCGGAACAAGTGAATGTGATGAGCGGTGGGAAAGCCTGTATACAAGTGGCTGCTCATCAGGGATACGTTGATTTAGTGAAATATCTTATAGCTAAAGGTGCGAATGTGAATGTTGTGGACAAGGAAGGCGACTCAGCACTTCACTATGCTGCCTTCGGTAATCAACCCGAAACCATGCGAGTGCTACTACAAAATGGAGCTGATATAAATTTTCTCAATTCGAGTCACTGTTCGGCGTTACATATATGCGCACATAAGAAGACGCCACATTGTGTGCGTGAGTTGCTTCAGTTTGGAGCCGATGTGAATATACAAGATTCGTACGGCGATACGGCTTTGCACGATGCCATCGGCAAGGAAAACTCCGAAGTTGTCGAACTACTATGTAATGCACcaaacttagatttttttataaaaaacaatcgAGGATTTAATGTGCTGCATCATGCTTCGCTTAAGGGTAATGTTGTGGCAGCTAAACGCATACTACAGCTGGCACGACAACTAGTCAATGTTAAAAAGGACGATGGTTTTGCGGCCCTGCATTTGGCCGCTCTAAATGGTCATGCACGCGTTGTAGAGACACTGATAGTCGAGGGTCTAGCAGAGGTTGATATACGAAATAATCGACGACAAACACCATTTCTACTGGCGGTATCCCAAGGCCACGCGTCTGTGATTGAACGTCTTGTTTCGCTCGGTTGCGATATTATGGCTCGTGATGAAGATGGCGACAATGCAATGCATTTGTGTGTTATCAAGAAAACGAATTTGCAACAGGCGGCCGAACCATCCGGAGAAGACTCACCGAAAATACGTTCAATATTCGATAATCTTTCACATATACTCGACGATCGTCTCATGTACACAATTCTCTGTTACTTGTCATCTTGTGGCTGTCGCGTGGAACATAACAATAAAGGTACCAACATTTTCGACTGGATCACAAATAAAGATATGAAGCAGCTGATCTTGAGATATCAATGCCAGATAGGCGCAACCGCGTCATCATCAACGACTAACGAAGCCGTCAACTCAAATGCCGCTGGCGAGGTGGAAAATAATGTTCAGGCACTTAATTTGAACACTGATAATGATGGTGCAACAGCCGGCGCTGCTGCAGCAGTGCATAGCAACAATGCAGCGGACATCATCACAGATGCATTACAACCGAATACTTTTACACAGATGCCATCGCCGCATAGCAGCACTCCAACTCATCATGTGGACAATCTAACTGAGGAACCCGCTGGCGTAAAGAAACTGAACTCTGACCGGCAAGCTCAAACTAATACAGTTGTTGGTGGCGGTAATGTGCTGGACACaccgtatgtacatatgacacCGATACCTTCCACTTCGAGTGCAATTCAGTTAAGTGGAAATCGCAAAATAGCGCGTAACCGCACCGAAGGCGCTGTGGCGCCCAAGGCAAGTCCCAAAGcaacaccaccaccgccaccacccaCTAATACCTTCCACATTGGTCCACAGGAGTGTATAGTGTGCGATGAAAAGTTACAGTTAATTAAATTCGAGCCGTGCCAACATCAAATTTCTTGCGAAGAATGTGGCCTGCGTATGAAGAAGTGCCTACGGTGCGGTGTGCAAATCGAGCGACGCATAGGTGCCGGTGGCCGTGTTATAATCAGTTCTGATCAGACGCGTGTACCTTCGGCAGATCGTTTGCGTTATCTCGAAAATAAGATACAGGAATATGAGGAAACGCACTACTGTAGCATTTGTATGGAACGGACGCGTGATGTCGCCTTTTTGTGTGGTCATGGTGCGTGCTCACGCTGTGCGGAAACCTTGCGCACCTGTCATATGTGTCGCAAAACCATTCTCAGAAAAATCAACTTATATTAG
- the LOC105219574 gene encoding tetratricopeptide repeat protein 19 homolog, mitochondrial has protein sequence MNSVIVFSISQYLARNLKVLNLHQSLKLRTINGIQINNDNLNNKTKKKWQNEPNNLLNKTDQDRGNHNRHKWSGHIAPTQVGVIVSGAFSFGFFGKTKDEETPEDKLITTIKRSVLCIQRQEFDKAEQMLHLALRMAQDLQSKEGVTYIYDVMANLAMEREQYKKAEKLFAEVMKRLFSEGYGENSSQVMHISAKLAHMAQLQGELDKAMQGFTWTLKRIEEHIKQTPNDKDAQELLGLTKNWFGQLQMKLGKYGDAKKSFQEAYDALVEVYGRINEESITILNNLSVACVNLEEYELAKKYLMDALELVKELKDTAQEGILQANLGLIYLREGLVAKAKEACSLAWRIGKTSKNLDAIEQAEYCLNEIKSFAQ, from the exons atgaattcgGTAATAGTGTTTAGTATTTCGCAATATTTAGCTCGAAATTTAAAAGTACTGAATTTGCATCAGAGTCTAAAATTAAGAACAATAAAtggtattcaaataaataatgataacttaaacaacaaaaccaagaaaaaatggcaaaatgaaccaaataatttattaaataaaactgatCAAGATCGAGGCAATCACAATCGGCATAAATGGTCAGGTCATATTGCGCCCACACAAGTGGGGGTTATTGTCAGCGGTGCATTCTCATTTGGATTTTTCGGTAAAACGAAAGATGAAGAAACACCGGAAGATAAATTGATAACGACCATTAAACGATCAGTATTATGTATTCAACGCCAAGAATTTGATAAAGCAGAACAAATGTTACATTTAGCTTTACGTATGGCACAAGATTTACAAAGTAAGGAAGGAGTTACCTATATTTATGATGTCATGGCGAATCTTGCTATGGAGCGCGAACAATACAAAAAGGCAGAAAAATTATTCGCGGAAGTAATGAAAAGATTGTTCAGTGAAGGTTATGGCGAAAATAGCTCTCAG GTAATGCATATTAGCGCTAAACTGGCACACATGGCTCAATTGCAAGGGGAGTTAGACAAAGCTATGCAAGGCTTTACATGGACTTTAAAACGCATTGAGGAACATATAAAACAAACTCCGAATGACAAGGATGCACAAGAACTGCTAGGACTTACCAAAAATTG GTTCGGTCAATTGCAAATGAAACTGGGTAAATATGGGGACGCCAAAAAGTCATTTCAAGAGGCTTATGACGCATTAGTAGAAGTTTATGGACGAATAAATGAAGAATCAATAACTATACTGAATAATCTTAGTGTGGCGTGTGTCAAT cttGAGGAATATGAATTGGCAAAGAAGTATTTAATGGACGCTTTAGAATTGGTTAAAGAATTAAAGGATACTGCACAAGAAGGCATCTTGCAAGCCAATTTAGGCTTAATTTATCTGCGAGAAGGTTTAGTAGCAAAAGCTAAAGAAGCATGCTCACTTGCTTGGCGCATTGGCAAGACGAGTAAAAACTTGGACGCTATTGAGCAGGCCGAATACTGCCTTAACGAAATAAAATCTTTCGCACAATGA